In Aedes albopictus strain Foshan chromosome 3, AalbF5, whole genome shotgun sequence, the following are encoded in one genomic region:
- the LOC115266517 gene encoding segment polarity protein dishevelled isoform X2: MYAMDDKNSSGSGGGGSGTGSLGETKVIYHIDDETTPYLVKIPLPSSQVTLKDFKMVLNKQNINYKYFFKSMDADFGVVKEEIADDSTILPCFNGKVVSWLVTADGSNQSDCSELQPTEMIDGRPTLAQLRTMNKPMNNMMTIPMNPLTYQSASVVSSDLDSTSLFETESEITLDRDMTECSSVQRLQVRKKPQRRKKRAPSMSRTSSYSSITDSTMSLNIITVQINMDTVNFLGISIVGQSNRGGDGGIYVGSIMKGGAVALDGRIEPGDMILQVNDVNFENMTNDEAVRVLREVVQKPGPIKLVVAKCWDPNPKGYFTIPRTEPVRPIDPGAWVAHTAALRSQDTINTELPESVLERLHVDMDMKDIVRAMTKPDSGLEIRDRMWLKITIPNAFIGADVVNWILENVDGIGDRREARKYVSLMLRRGYIKHTVNKLTFSEQCYYVVGNGIRQDISNMSLDDTESMLSDIAPLPNPPIYMTYSGNYNPSHGYQPIQYGCTGERHPSSGSSSSDILTSKDTSASQSDIAAVIQQTNQMTIANASNKSSGSSNREFKTGSGGSGSGGGIIVGGGGGIRCGSGGGKLVHQLTGGSANDDEGYEESLYFQPTRTLRKDQQQQQQIYHNSGSK, encoded by the exons ATGTACGCAATGGATGACAAGAACTCGTCCGGGAGTGGTGGCGGTGGTAGTGGTACCGGAAGTCTCGGCGAAACCAAAGTCATCTACCACATTGACGACGAGACGACACCCTACCTGGTCAAGATTCCACTGCCCTCGAGTCAAGTCACGCTGAAGGACTTCAAAATGGTTCTGAACAAGCAGAACATCAACTACAAATACTTCTTCAAATCGATGGACGCCGACTTTGGCGTGGTGAAGGAGGAGATAGCCGACGATTCCACAATATTGCCATGTTTCAACGGGAAGGTCGTGTCCTGGCTGGTGACGGCCGATGGATCCAACCAGTCAGACTGTTCAGAGCTGCAGCCCACGGAGATGATCGACGGCAGGCCAACGTTGGCCCAGCTGCGAACCATGAACAAGCCAATGAACAACATGATGACCATCCCGATGAACCCCCTGACGTACCAATCGGCCTCGGTCGTGTCCAGCGATCTGGACTCGACCAGTCTCTTCGAGACGGAGAGCGAAATCACCCTAGATAGAGATATGACCGAGTGCAGCAGCGTCCAGCGGTTACAGGTGCGTAAAAAGCCCCAGCGGCGTAAAAAACGGGCGCCCTCGATGTCCCGGACCTCCTCCTACAGTTCCATCACCGATTCGACCATGTCGCTGAACATCATCACGGTGCAGATCAACATGGACACGGTGAACTTCCTCGGGATATCGATCGTGGGCCAGTCGAACCGGGGCGGCGACGGCGGAATCTACGTCGGCAGTATAATGAAGGGCGGCGCGGTGGCACTGGACGGCCGCATCGAGCCCGGTGATATGATATTACAG GTAAACGACGTCAACTTCGAAAACATGACCAACGATGAGGCGGTTCGTGTTCTTCGGGAAGTTGTCCAAAAACCCGGTCCAATCAAACTAGTTGTTGCCAAATGTTGGGATCCGAACCCGAAAGGATACTTCACAATCCCCCGCACGGAACCGGTCCGGCCGATCGATCCCGGAGCGTGGGTCGCACACACGGCCGCCCTCCGCTCCCAGGACACCATCAACACCGAACTGCCCGAGTCCGTACTGGAGCGGCTCCACGTGGACATGGACATGAAGGACATCGTACGTGCAATGACCAAACCCGACAGCGGACTGGAAATCCGCGATCGGATGTGGCTGAAAATTACCATCCCCAATGCGTTCATCGGTGCCGATGTGGTCAATTGGATTCTGGAGAACGTGGACGGCATCGGGGATCGGCGGGAGGCCCGGAAGTACGTTTCGCTAATGCTGAGGCGAGGCTACATCAAACACACCGTCAACAAGCTAACCTTCTCCGAGCAGTGCTATTACGTCGTCGGTAACGGAATCCGGCAGGACATCTCCAACATGTCGCTGGACGATACGGAGAGTATGCTGAGCGATATTGCCCCGTTGCCGAACCCACCGATCTACATGACCTATTCCGGCAACTACAACCCCTCCCATGGCTACCAGCCGATTCAGTACGGATGCACCGGCGAACGGCATCCCTCGTCCGGGTCGAGCAGTTCGGACATCCTGACCAGTAAGGACACGTCAGCATCGCAAAGCGACATCGCGGCCGTCATCCAGCAGACCAACCAGATGACGATCGCCAACGCGTCCAACAAATCTTCCGGATCATCGAACCGCG AGTTTAAAACCGGCAGTGGTGGCAGCGGCAGCGGTGGCGGCATCATCGTCGGGGGTGGTGGTGGCATCCGATGTGGCAGTGGTGGCGGTAAGCTGGTCCATCAGCTGACCGGTGGCAGCGCCAACGACGACGAAGGCTACGAGGAGAGCTTGTACTTCCAACCGACGAGGACACTTCGGAAGgaccaacagcaacagcaacagatATATCACAACAGTGGCAGTAAGTAG
- the LOC115266517 gene encoding segment polarity protein dishevelled isoform X1: MYAMDDKNSSGSGGGGSGTGSLGETKVIYHIDDETTPYLVKIPLPSSQVTLKDFKMVLNKQNINYKYFFKSMDADFGVVKEEIADDSTILPCFNGKVVSWLVTADGSNQSDCSELQPTEMIDGRPTLAQLRTMNKPMNNMMTIPMNPLTYQSASVVSSDLDSTSLFETESEITLDRDMTECSSVQRLQVRKKPQRRKKRAPSMSRTSSYSSITDSTMSLNIITVQINMDTVNFLGISIVGQSNRGGDGGIYVGSIMKGGAVALDGRIEPGDMILQVNDVNFENMTNDEAVRVLREVVQKPGPIKLVVAKCWDPNPKGYFTIPRTEPVRPIDPGAWVAHTAALRSQDTINTELPESVLERLHVDMDMKDIVRAMTKPDSGLEIRDRMWLKITIPNAFIGADVVNWILENVDGIGDRREARKYVSLMLRRGYIKHTVNKLTFSEQCYYVVGNGIRQDISNMSLDDTESMLSDIAPLPNPPIYMTYSGNYNPSHGYQPIQYGCTGERHPSSGSSSSDILTSKDTSASQSDIAAVIQQTNQMTIANASNKSSGSSNRGNEQDMSEFKTGSGGSGSGGGIIVGGGGGIRCGSGGGKLVHQLTGGSANDDEGYEESLYFQPTRTLRKDQQQQQQIYHNSGSK; this comes from the exons ATGTACGCAATGGATGACAAGAACTCGTCCGGGAGTGGTGGCGGTGGTAGTGGTACCGGAAGTCTCGGCGAAACCAAAGTCATCTACCACATTGACGACGAGACGACACCCTACCTGGTCAAGATTCCACTGCCCTCGAGTCAAGTCACGCTGAAGGACTTCAAAATGGTTCTGAACAAGCAGAACATCAACTACAAATACTTCTTCAAATCGATGGACGCCGACTTTGGCGTGGTGAAGGAGGAGATAGCCGACGATTCCACAATATTGCCATGTTTCAACGGGAAGGTCGTGTCCTGGCTGGTGACGGCCGATGGATCCAACCAGTCAGACTGTTCAGAGCTGCAGCCCACGGAGATGATCGACGGCAGGCCAACGTTGGCCCAGCTGCGAACCATGAACAAGCCAATGAACAACATGATGACCATCCCGATGAACCCCCTGACGTACCAATCGGCCTCGGTCGTGTCCAGCGATCTGGACTCGACCAGTCTCTTCGAGACGGAGAGCGAAATCACCCTAGATAGAGATATGACCGAGTGCAGCAGCGTCCAGCGGTTACAGGTGCGTAAAAAGCCCCAGCGGCGTAAAAAACGGGCGCCCTCGATGTCCCGGACCTCCTCCTACAGTTCCATCACCGATTCGACCATGTCGCTGAACATCATCACGGTGCAGATCAACATGGACACGGTGAACTTCCTCGGGATATCGATCGTGGGCCAGTCGAACCGGGGCGGCGACGGCGGAATCTACGTCGGCAGTATAATGAAGGGCGGCGCGGTGGCACTGGACGGCCGCATCGAGCCCGGTGATATGATATTACAG GTAAACGACGTCAACTTCGAAAACATGACCAACGATGAGGCGGTTCGTGTTCTTCGGGAAGTTGTCCAAAAACCCGGTCCAATCAAACTAGTTGTTGCCAAATGTTGGGATCCGAACCCGAAAGGATACTTCACAATCCCCCGCACGGAACCGGTCCGGCCGATCGATCCCGGAGCGTGGGTCGCACACACGGCCGCCCTCCGCTCCCAGGACACCATCAACACCGAACTGCCCGAGTCCGTACTGGAGCGGCTCCACGTGGACATGGACATGAAGGACATCGTACGTGCAATGACCAAACCCGACAGCGGACTGGAAATCCGCGATCGGATGTGGCTGAAAATTACCATCCCCAATGCGTTCATCGGTGCCGATGTGGTCAATTGGATTCTGGAGAACGTGGACGGCATCGGGGATCGGCGGGAGGCCCGGAAGTACGTTTCGCTAATGCTGAGGCGAGGCTACATCAAACACACCGTCAACAAGCTAACCTTCTCCGAGCAGTGCTATTACGTCGTCGGTAACGGAATCCGGCAGGACATCTCCAACATGTCGCTGGACGATACGGAGAGTATGCTGAGCGATATTGCCCCGTTGCCGAACCCACCGATCTACATGACCTATTCCGGCAACTACAACCCCTCCCATGGCTACCAGCCGATTCAGTACGGATGCACCGGCGAACGGCATCCCTCGTCCGGGTCGAGCAGTTCGGACATCCTGACCAGTAAGGACACGTCAGCATCGCAAAGCGACATCGCGGCCGTCATCCAGCAGACCAACCAGATGACGATCGCCAACGCGTCCAACAAATCTTCCGGATCATCGAACCGCGGTAATGAGCAAGATATGTCAG AGTTTAAAACCGGCAGTGGTGGCAGCGGCAGCGGTGGCGGCATCATCGTCGGGGGTGGTGGTGGCATCCGATGTGGCAGTGGTGGCGGTAAGCTGGTCCATCAGCTGACCGGTGGCAGCGCCAACGACGACGAAGGCTACGAGGAGAGCTTGTACTTCCAACCGACGAGGACACTTCGGAAGgaccaacagcaacagcaacagatATATCACAACAGTGGCAGTAAGTAG
- the LOC115266517 gene encoding segment polarity protein dishevelled isoform X3, whose translation MYAMDDKNSSGSGGGGSGTGSLGETKVIYHIDDETTPYLVKIPLPSSQVTLKDFKMVLNKQNINYKYFFKSMDADFGVVKEEIADDSTILPCFNGKVVSWLVTADGSNQSDCSELQPTEMIDGRPTLAQLRTMNKPMNNMMTIPMNPLTYQSASVVSSDLDSTSLFETESEITLDRDMTECSSVQRLQVRKKPQRRKKRAPSMSRTSSYSSITDSTMSLNIITVQINMDTVNFLGISIVGQSNRGGDGGIYVGSIMKGGAVALDGRIEPGDMILQVNDVNFENMTNDEAVRVLREVVQKPGPIKLVVAKCWDPNPKGYFTIPRTEPVRPIDPGAWVAHTAALRSQDTINTELPESVLERLHVDMDMKDIVRAMTKPDSGLEIRDRMWLKITIPNAFIGADVVNWILENVDGIGDRREARKYVSLMLRRGYIKHTVNKLTFSEQCYYVVGNGIRQDISNMSLDDTESMLSDIAPLPNPPIYMTYSGNYNPSHGYQPIQYGCTGERHPSSGSSSSDILTSKDTSASQSDIAAVIQQTNQMTIANASNKSSGSSNRGNEQDMSVLSYL comes from the exons ATGTACGCAATGGATGACAAGAACTCGTCCGGGAGTGGTGGCGGTGGTAGTGGTACCGGAAGTCTCGGCGAAACCAAAGTCATCTACCACATTGACGACGAGACGACACCCTACCTGGTCAAGATTCCACTGCCCTCGAGTCAAGTCACGCTGAAGGACTTCAAAATGGTTCTGAACAAGCAGAACATCAACTACAAATACTTCTTCAAATCGATGGACGCCGACTTTGGCGTGGTGAAGGAGGAGATAGCCGACGATTCCACAATATTGCCATGTTTCAACGGGAAGGTCGTGTCCTGGCTGGTGACGGCCGATGGATCCAACCAGTCAGACTGTTCAGAGCTGCAGCCCACGGAGATGATCGACGGCAGGCCAACGTTGGCCCAGCTGCGAACCATGAACAAGCCAATGAACAACATGATGACCATCCCGATGAACCCCCTGACGTACCAATCGGCCTCGGTCGTGTCCAGCGATCTGGACTCGACCAGTCTCTTCGAGACGGAGAGCGAAATCACCCTAGATAGAGATATGACCGAGTGCAGCAGCGTCCAGCGGTTACAGGTGCGTAAAAAGCCCCAGCGGCGTAAAAAACGGGCGCCCTCGATGTCCCGGACCTCCTCCTACAGTTCCATCACCGATTCGACCATGTCGCTGAACATCATCACGGTGCAGATCAACATGGACACGGTGAACTTCCTCGGGATATCGATCGTGGGCCAGTCGAACCGGGGCGGCGACGGCGGAATCTACGTCGGCAGTATAATGAAGGGCGGCGCGGTGGCACTGGACGGCCGCATCGAGCCCGGTGATATGATATTACAG GTAAACGACGTCAACTTCGAAAACATGACCAACGATGAGGCGGTTCGTGTTCTTCGGGAAGTTGTCCAAAAACCCGGTCCAATCAAACTAGTTGTTGCCAAATGTTGGGATCCGAACCCGAAAGGATACTTCACAATCCCCCGCACGGAACCGGTCCGGCCGATCGATCCCGGAGCGTGGGTCGCACACACGGCCGCCCTCCGCTCCCAGGACACCATCAACACCGAACTGCCCGAGTCCGTACTGGAGCGGCTCCACGTGGACATGGACATGAAGGACATCGTACGTGCAATGACCAAACCCGACAGCGGACTGGAAATCCGCGATCGGATGTGGCTGAAAATTACCATCCCCAATGCGTTCATCGGTGCCGATGTGGTCAATTGGATTCTGGAGAACGTGGACGGCATCGGGGATCGGCGGGAGGCCCGGAAGTACGTTTCGCTAATGCTGAGGCGAGGCTACATCAAACACACCGTCAACAAGCTAACCTTCTCCGAGCAGTGCTATTACGTCGTCGGTAACGGAATCCGGCAGGACATCTCCAACATGTCGCTGGACGATACGGAGAGTATGCTGAGCGATATTGCCCCGTTGCCGAACCCACCGATCTACATGACCTATTCCGGCAACTACAACCCCTCCCATGGCTACCAGCCGATTCAGTACGGATGCACCGGCGAACGGCATCCCTCGTCCGGGTCGAGCAGTTCGGACATCCTGACCAGTAAGGACACGTCAGCATCGCAAAGCGACATCGCGGCCGTCATCCAGCAGACCAACCAGATGACGATCGCCAACGCGTCCAACAAATCTTCCGGATCATCGAACCGCGGTAATGAGCAAGATATGTCAG TTTTGAGCTATTTATGA
- the LOC115266517 gene encoding segment polarity protein dishevelled isoform X4: MYAMDDKNSSGSGGGGSGTGSLGETKVIYHIDDETTPYLVKIPLPSSQVTLKDFKMVLNKQNINYKYFFKSMDADFGVVKEEIADDSTILPCFNGKVVSWLVTADGSNQSDCSELQPTEMIDGRPTLAQLRTMNKPMNNMMTIPMNPLTYQSASVVSSDLDSTSLFETESEITLDRDMTECSSVQRLQVRKKPQRRKKRAPSMSRTSSYSSITDSTMSLNIITVQINMDTVNFLGISIVGQSNRGGDGGIYVGSIMKGGAVALDGRIEPGDMILQVNDVNFENMTNDEAVRVLREVVQKPGPIKLVVAKCWDPNPKGYFTIPRTEPVRPIDPGAWVAHTAALRSQDTINTELPESVLERLHVDMDMKDIVRAMTKPDSGLEIRDRMWLKITIPNAFIGADVVNWILENVDGIGDRREARKYVSLMLRRGYIKHTVNKLTFSEQCYYVVGNGIRQDISNMSLDDTESMLSDIAPLPNPPIYMTYSGNYNPSHGYQPIQYGCTGERHPSSGSSSSDILTSKDTSASQSDIAAVIQQTNQMTIANASNKSSGSSNRGNEQDMSGRV; this comes from the exons ATGTACGCAATGGATGACAAGAACTCGTCCGGGAGTGGTGGCGGTGGTAGTGGTACCGGAAGTCTCGGCGAAACCAAAGTCATCTACCACATTGACGACGAGACGACACCCTACCTGGTCAAGATTCCACTGCCCTCGAGTCAAGTCACGCTGAAGGACTTCAAAATGGTTCTGAACAAGCAGAACATCAACTACAAATACTTCTTCAAATCGATGGACGCCGACTTTGGCGTGGTGAAGGAGGAGATAGCCGACGATTCCACAATATTGCCATGTTTCAACGGGAAGGTCGTGTCCTGGCTGGTGACGGCCGATGGATCCAACCAGTCAGACTGTTCAGAGCTGCAGCCCACGGAGATGATCGACGGCAGGCCAACGTTGGCCCAGCTGCGAACCATGAACAAGCCAATGAACAACATGATGACCATCCCGATGAACCCCCTGACGTACCAATCGGCCTCGGTCGTGTCCAGCGATCTGGACTCGACCAGTCTCTTCGAGACGGAGAGCGAAATCACCCTAGATAGAGATATGACCGAGTGCAGCAGCGTCCAGCGGTTACAGGTGCGTAAAAAGCCCCAGCGGCGTAAAAAACGGGCGCCCTCGATGTCCCGGACCTCCTCCTACAGTTCCATCACCGATTCGACCATGTCGCTGAACATCATCACGGTGCAGATCAACATGGACACGGTGAACTTCCTCGGGATATCGATCGTGGGCCAGTCGAACCGGGGCGGCGACGGCGGAATCTACGTCGGCAGTATAATGAAGGGCGGCGCGGTGGCACTGGACGGCCGCATCGAGCCCGGTGATATGATATTACAG GTAAACGACGTCAACTTCGAAAACATGACCAACGATGAGGCGGTTCGTGTTCTTCGGGAAGTTGTCCAAAAACCCGGTCCAATCAAACTAGTTGTTGCCAAATGTTGGGATCCGAACCCGAAAGGATACTTCACAATCCCCCGCACGGAACCGGTCCGGCCGATCGATCCCGGAGCGTGGGTCGCACACACGGCCGCCCTCCGCTCCCAGGACACCATCAACACCGAACTGCCCGAGTCCGTACTGGAGCGGCTCCACGTGGACATGGACATGAAGGACATCGTACGTGCAATGACCAAACCCGACAGCGGACTGGAAATCCGCGATCGGATGTGGCTGAAAATTACCATCCCCAATGCGTTCATCGGTGCCGATGTGGTCAATTGGATTCTGGAGAACGTGGACGGCATCGGGGATCGGCGGGAGGCCCGGAAGTACGTTTCGCTAATGCTGAGGCGAGGCTACATCAAACACACCGTCAACAAGCTAACCTTCTCCGAGCAGTGCTATTACGTCGTCGGTAACGGAATCCGGCAGGACATCTCCAACATGTCGCTGGACGATACGGAGAGTATGCTGAGCGATATTGCCCCGTTGCCGAACCCACCGATCTACATGACCTATTCCGGCAACTACAACCCCTCCCATGGCTACCAGCCGATTCAGTACGGATGCACCGGCGAACGGCATCCCTCGTCCGGGTCGAGCAGTTCGGACATCCTGACCAGTAAGGACACGTCAGCATCGCAAAGCGACATCGCGGCCGTCATCCAGCAGACCAACCAGATGACGATCGCCAACGCGTCCAACAAATCTTCCGGATCATCGAACCGCGGTAATGAGCAAGATATGTCAG GCAGAGTTTAA
- the LOC115266517 gene encoding segment polarity protein dishevelled isoform X5 codes for MYAMDDKNSSGSGGGGSGTGSLGETKVIYHIDDETTPYLVKIPLPSSQVTLKDFKMVLNKQNINYKYFFKSMDADFGVVKEEIADDSTILPCFNGKVVSWLVTADGSNQSDCSELQPTEMIDGRPTLAQLRTMNKPMNNMMTIPMNPLTYQSASVVSSDLDSTSLFETESEITLDRDMTECSSVQRLQVRKKPQRRKKRAPSMSRTSSYSSITDSTMSLNIITVQINMDTVNFLGISIVGQSNRGGDGGIYVGSIMKGGAVALDGRIEPGDMILQVNDVNFENMTNDEAVRVLREVVQKPGPIKLVVAKCWDPNPKGYFTIPRTEPVRPIDPGAWVAHTAALRSQDTINTELPESVLERLHVDMDMKDIVRAMTKPDSGLEIRDRMWLKITIPNAFIGADVVNWILENVDGIGDRREARKYVSLMLRRGYIKHTVNKLTFSEQCYYVVGNGIRQDISNMSLDDTESMLSDIAPLPNPPIYMTYSGNYNPSHGYQPIQYGCTGERHPSSGSSSSDILTSKDTSASQSDIAAVIQQTNQMTIANASNKSSGSSNRVLSYL; via the exons ATGTACGCAATGGATGACAAGAACTCGTCCGGGAGTGGTGGCGGTGGTAGTGGTACCGGAAGTCTCGGCGAAACCAAAGTCATCTACCACATTGACGACGAGACGACACCCTACCTGGTCAAGATTCCACTGCCCTCGAGTCAAGTCACGCTGAAGGACTTCAAAATGGTTCTGAACAAGCAGAACATCAACTACAAATACTTCTTCAAATCGATGGACGCCGACTTTGGCGTGGTGAAGGAGGAGATAGCCGACGATTCCACAATATTGCCATGTTTCAACGGGAAGGTCGTGTCCTGGCTGGTGACGGCCGATGGATCCAACCAGTCAGACTGTTCAGAGCTGCAGCCCACGGAGATGATCGACGGCAGGCCAACGTTGGCCCAGCTGCGAACCATGAACAAGCCAATGAACAACATGATGACCATCCCGATGAACCCCCTGACGTACCAATCGGCCTCGGTCGTGTCCAGCGATCTGGACTCGACCAGTCTCTTCGAGACGGAGAGCGAAATCACCCTAGATAGAGATATGACCGAGTGCAGCAGCGTCCAGCGGTTACAGGTGCGTAAAAAGCCCCAGCGGCGTAAAAAACGGGCGCCCTCGATGTCCCGGACCTCCTCCTACAGTTCCATCACCGATTCGACCATGTCGCTGAACATCATCACGGTGCAGATCAACATGGACACGGTGAACTTCCTCGGGATATCGATCGTGGGCCAGTCGAACCGGGGCGGCGACGGCGGAATCTACGTCGGCAGTATAATGAAGGGCGGCGCGGTGGCACTGGACGGCCGCATCGAGCCCGGTGATATGATATTACAG GTAAACGACGTCAACTTCGAAAACATGACCAACGATGAGGCGGTTCGTGTTCTTCGGGAAGTTGTCCAAAAACCCGGTCCAATCAAACTAGTTGTTGCCAAATGTTGGGATCCGAACCCGAAAGGATACTTCACAATCCCCCGCACGGAACCGGTCCGGCCGATCGATCCCGGAGCGTGGGTCGCACACACGGCCGCCCTCCGCTCCCAGGACACCATCAACACCGAACTGCCCGAGTCCGTACTGGAGCGGCTCCACGTGGACATGGACATGAAGGACATCGTACGTGCAATGACCAAACCCGACAGCGGACTGGAAATCCGCGATCGGATGTGGCTGAAAATTACCATCCCCAATGCGTTCATCGGTGCCGATGTGGTCAATTGGATTCTGGAGAACGTGGACGGCATCGGGGATCGGCGGGAGGCCCGGAAGTACGTTTCGCTAATGCTGAGGCGAGGCTACATCAAACACACCGTCAACAAGCTAACCTTCTCCGAGCAGTGCTATTACGTCGTCGGTAACGGAATCCGGCAGGACATCTCCAACATGTCGCTGGACGATACGGAGAGTATGCTGAGCGATATTGCCCCGTTGCCGAACCCACCGATCTACATGACCTATTCCGGCAACTACAACCCCTCCCATGGCTACCAGCCGATTCAGTACGGATGCACCGGCGAACGGCATCCCTCGTCCGGGTCGAGCAGTTCGGACATCCTGACCAGTAAGGACACGTCAGCATCGCAAAGCGACATCGCGGCCGTCATCCAGCAGACCAACCAGATGACGATCGCCAACGCGTCCAACAAATCTTCCGGATCATCGAACCGCG TTTTGAGCTATTTATGA